One genomic window of Cannabis sativa cultivar Pink pepper isolate KNU-18-1 chromosome 2, ASM2916894v1, whole genome shotgun sequence includes the following:
- the LOC115721370 gene encoding CBL-interacting serine/threonine-protein kinase 10, which yields MENTSNILMRRYELGRLLGQGTFAKVYYARSLVTNQSVAIKVIDKEKIMKVGLIEQIKREISIMRLVKHPNIIELYEVMATKTKIYFVVEYAKGGELFNKVAKGRLKEDVARKYFMQLINAVDFCHNKGVYHRDIKPENLLLDENDNLKVSDFGLSALANCQRQDGLLHTTCGTPAYVAPEVINRKGYDGAKADIWSCGVVLYVLLAGYLPFHDSNLMELYRKIGKADFRFPSWFTPEVRRLLSKIFDPNPSTRITIDKIKESSWFRKGMKLKSIKPELGNKDSSSTGTSDACGSGNMASGGKQEPVRPSNLNAFDIISLSAGFDLSGLFEENPHRREARFIFRKPAAVVISKLEDIAKQLRMKVKKRDAGLLRLEGLNEDKKGFLSIDAEIFEVTPSFYLVEVKKSDGDTVLYQKILNDEIRPAFQDIVWVSQDNQQQQADQQLQHLEPQEEQQEIQPEDHQEQHQDQ from the coding sequence ATGGAAAATACATCCAATATTTTGATGCGAAGATATGAGTTGGGGAGATTACTTGGCCAAGGTACCTTTGCGAAGGTTTACTATGCTAGGAGCTTGGTAACAAATCAAAGTGTGGCCATCAAAGTCATAGATAAAGAAAAGATAATGAAGGTTGGACTCATTGAACAGATCAAGCGAGAGATTTCGATTATGAGACTGGTGAAACACCCAAACATCATTGAGCTTTATGAGGTCATGGCTACAAAAACTAAGATATACTTTGTTGTGGAATATGCTAAAGGAGGTGAGCTTTTTAACAAGGTTGCCAAAGGAAGGCTGAAGGAGGATGTTGCCAGGAAATACTTTATGCAGCTTATCAATGCAGTCGATTTTTGTCACAACAAAGGGGTTTATCACCGTGATATAAAGCCAGAAAATTTATTACTGGATGAAAATGATAATCTGAAGGTTTCAGATTTTGGATTAAGTGCTCTTGCTAATTGCCAGCGGCAAGATGGCCTTCTTCACACCACTTGTGGAACTCCTGCCTATGTTGCTCCTGAAGTCATTAACAGGAAAGGCTATGATGGTGCAAAAGCTGATATTTGGTCTTGTGGCGTGGTTTTGTATGTGTTATTGGCAGGTTATCTTCCATTTCACGATTCAAATTTGATGGAGCTTTATAGGAAAATCGGCAAAGCAGATTTTAGATTCCCCAGTTGGTTCACTCCTGAAGTGCGGAGATTGTTGTCCAAAATCTTTGATCCAAACCCCAGCACTAGGATTACAATAGACAAAATCAAGGAAAGTTCTTGGTTTAGAAAAGGAATGAAATTAAAAAGTATCAAACCTGAACTAGGAAACAAGGATTCATCATCTACAGGTACCTCTGATGCATGTGGTAGTGGGAATATGGCTTCTGGTGGAAAACAAGAGCCAGTCAGACCTTCAAACTTGAATGCTTTTGATATTATCTCCCTATCAGCTGGCTTTGATCTCTCTGGCTTGTTTGAAGAAAATCCTCACCGGAGAGAAGCAAGGTTTATTTTCAGAAAACCAGCTGCAGTCGTCATCTCCAAACTAGAAGATATTGCTAAGCAACTAAGgatgaaagtgaagaagagggATGCAGGATTGTTGAGATTGGAGGGTCTGAACGAAGATAAAAAGGGATTCTTGTCCATTGATGCAGAGATCTTTGAGGTCACTCCATCTTTTTATTTGGTTGAGGTAAAGAAATCAGATGGAGATACAGTGTTGTATCAGAAGATACTGAATGATGAGATTAGACCTGCTTTCCAAGATATAGTTTGGGTTTCTCAAGATAACCAACAACAGCAAGCAGACCAACAGCTTCAACATCTAGAGCCACAAGAGGAGCAACAAGAAATACAACCAGAAGACCATCAAGAACAGCATCAGGATCAGTAG